ATGTACTACGCGTCAGCGATACAATCATTTCCTCGCTGCTCGAAAGAAAGTGACCCGAGGAAATCCAGCATGGGGTGCACACGAACCCTTTTGTTACCAACAGCCCATGACCAGCTCTTGTGACAGTCACCTCTCATAAGCTGAACACTTATGaaagcgacatttttttttcattttgttttgccCCCCCCTGTGAAGTCGTGAATTTTCTCGTATTTCTGAGACAGTATGGCACATGGTCAAGTACGACAGGGAAAGGACCAATACTCATGTGCGTGTTGTGCTTGAGAAAATACCGCAAGACTTCTTCTTTGAAAACAAGGCCGCACAGCAGGAACTGCCGAACATGACTCAAACTGGTGGCACGAGCGTTACCAGTAGTGTTGCCACTCGTAGCTTTACCATGACCAACTGCACCGTACTTTCAGGGAACGAAGTTTACAGCGAACAGATGCAGTGAGAAGCTTGTTCTCTCTAGATCCTCGCACGTAGACTGAAATGGAGAGGTGCAATACAGCGGTCGTGCCCGTGTAAACTGCACCTACCTATATCAGGCTGTGTGCCAGGGCTGTAATGCAATCctacttttctttttcaacaTTTTTGTAGCACCAACAGCCTGTAAACAGTGCGTTCCCTGTGAATCTTCACAACCTGCTCACAGTTCACATACGGTATACAGTTCACACAGACCACAAACGAAGGACACTGCTTGCCCTGCGTTCTCGTCATTCGTCCATTGTCTGTGTGCGCTATATGCCATACGCCAAGCGTGTCAAAACAAAGTAGCCTGCCAAGGCATCCTTATGAAGTACTTCTCTACTCGGTCCCTCCTCGCTCCTCAGCGCACTACGCAACCACTCTCGCCACACAGCGACGCACCAGCAAACGACCCCCCCGTGTCGTCCACCTGTCAACCCCGGGTCCTTGGCGAAGCGAGTCCTTTTCACGAGCTGAACGAGTTGTTGGCCGGTGGGGTCTCTTCCGTCGGCGTCACCGGCGCCGCAGGGGAGGCAGCGGCGGGGCTTGCCGCAGGCATGCCCTTGCTCTTCGCGATGGAGCGGGTCATGCGCTCGAGCTGTGCGGCCGCGTCGTTGTGCATGAGCGACTTGTCGGCCGCCGCGCGGATGGGCGTGCTTCCGGGCCCCGTCTTGCGGTTCAGCAGGCTGTTGAAGAAGTTCTGCAGCACCCCTTCGTTGCCTCCCTTGGCGCCGTCGGCCTGGCTCAGCTTGGCAAACTCGGTGTCCTTCTTGCCCGGCGTGGGCAGGGCGCCGTGCGAGCCCGGAAGCCGGCGTTCGGCCGACTTCTGGACGCCGACGGGCGTCCGCGCCCCCGCGGACCCCCCCGCCGCAGCGTCGGAGGTCGCCCGGCCGGGCGACGGCTGCGCCTGCTGGTTGAGCAGCGCCAGCTGGCGCGCCAGGAACGCCTGGTCGCCCTCGGCGAGCACCTCCGGCTCGCGCTGCAGCGGCTTGCGCGTCGTCATGGGCCGCGTGATCACCTCCGAGTAGGGGTCGTCGGGGGACGCGGACGTGATGTTCTCGTACAGGATGGCGATCTTCTTGTCGTTGTCCCAGCCGCACGGTATGAACACGCCGTCCTTCTCGACCACCAGCGCGGGCGTCTTGAAGGGGAAGCCGTAGATGCGGTGCACCAGGTACTTGTAGAGGAGGTCGCAGTTCTTGTCCTCCTTCACCGACGTGTAGAAGAGCGCGGCGCCGTAGCGCAGGCAGAACTTGCGGACCGCCTGCTGGATGAAGTCGAAGTGCTCGTCCTTGAAGTCGTAGTTCTTCTCCAGGGTGCTCATGTAGTCCGTCTTGGTGATCGCCACGATGATGTCCAGGCCGAGGTTGTTGCTGAGCGTGTCCTCGCCCAGCAGCGGCAGCACGGCTGCGGCCGCTCCCGAGGACGCGTCTCCGTCCTCGCCGCCTCCGCCGACCGTCACCGAGGTCCTGCGCAGAGGCGAGCTCACTCCTTCGATCTCGTCGCCCGGTTCGATGTAGTCCTGGAAGCGCCGCAAGACGCGCAGCTTGTTCCTCTCCACGGTGCTCGGCGGGAGGCGGAGCCTGGACAGGTGCTCCTCGAGCACGGTCGCCCAGCTCTGAAGCGAGTCGAGAAGCGACCACGGCGTCGTCATGGACGCCGTCAGCAGCACGGTCGTGTTCTCGAGCGTCTCCTCGGTGAGGACAAACTTGAGCAGATTGCGGTGCCAGGGATCGCCGTCCAGCACCCACACCCCGAGTCGCGTCTGGTCCTCGCGGTACTCGTCGCGTACGTACAGGTAGTGGTACTCGAGACCCGACCCCTTCTTGGGGTCGTCGTTGCCCTGTATCTTGGCGATCAGGGTCGTCTTGCCGGACTCGTTGTCGCCCATGACGAGCAGGAGCTTGTGCGACGGCAGCTTATTGGGCAGGCTCGCCTGCACCTGCTTGAGGATGGACGACCAGATATTTTGGCTCTCGTCATCCTCCTTGGCGGTGCCGCCGTCCGCTTGGTTCTGGGGTGTCGCGCTCGTTTCGGCGTTGGTGACCATGGTGACGGTTGTCCGGTCGCTCGGACCGTCGAACCGTCAAGGGGTCCGGTTGAAAATGCTGTCAGCTGCTGCTCCGTTCTGCGACGAAGCGGACGAAAGCACGGGACGGACGACACCGCAGCAGCGCAGCAAATCAATGGCTGGCCTGGCTGTGTCACCCGTGTCGAAGCCAGAAAGAAGTCGGCAAAAGCATGATGACGCACAGCTCCGTACCAAAAAAATCTACTTGTTTTACTCTTCCGCAATAAAATGCAACTATTTCTGCATCTTGCAGGCTAATTTAAATATTGTGTAGCACTTGCGAGAATTGGGTTTAGTTTCTAGAGTTTAATTAGTCTAggcaaataaagaacaaaaccAAAACTTCACAATATTTAGATATTCAAGATACCTCGGTTGTGAAAATCCACCTTACACATCAACCATCATTCAAAATAAACCGCAAACTAACAAATTAAACTGGCATCTACGTTGAACTCAAGCATAAACAATGAAACAAAAACAGTTTATTTAACGTAATATATTAGCTTACCTTTAACTCATAGGTGGCGCGACAATCTGTAAGTGATTAAATTACGAGTCAATAAGTGTGTCACTTACCGACTTGTGGTTGCTATAGGGTCGTGCAACTAGTGTTACAAGAAAGCCTACGGACGAAACCATAACATGACAAAAATGACAAAACACAGATTTTTATCTGACACGGCGGCGTCAGTGTTGTTCAGTGCCGCCAGGGTATCGTCGCTGCCTGTAACGTCGCCGCTCGCTGTGGAAAGCGTGCATGCGCATGTGTTATCGTGACTCGAGGCGTTCGACCCACGCAATCGGGGAGGCATGCCCAGCGCCGGAGAACTCTCTCTTGTTCTCCCACGACCCGATCATATGTTTGTGGAGCATCTCCGTTGCTGATATTCCGCCCCCGAGCCAGGTCAAGCTCACCCGGTCGGTCAGCCACCGCTGGAATTCGCCGCCACACTGCGCTAACCACAAACACTTGCCACGATGAACGTGCGGATGTTCAACGTTATCCTCCTCGGCTTCGCCTTCATGTTCATCTTCACCGCTTTTCAGACGGGCGGCCTAATACAGGTAAATTGACATTGTACTATACTACATCTCCGTCAACTGTTCCGCTTCTGGATGGATGAAATTGCCGCTCCTTCGCGACACATCCGCGAGTTTGCGCACCTCTAGGTGTTATTGTGGTGTTGTTATTGTCCGTCGCTTTACGGACTCGCAGATGACAGCTGCACGAGGATTTTCCAGCGGGAACGTTTCCACACCCCATGTATTGCTTTAGAATTAAGCGCGCTCGGATCGCGAGTgagtcgcagtaatttgatgtgCCTTGATAGTACGGCACGTAAATCTAAAGAAAAAACTCGCGTGCGCGCACCTCAAATACCTAGCTGTTGCGTTAGAAGGACGCCTCGAACGAGTTTTGTCACGTGCCACTTATAACCTGTTGCCCTGAAATCTTACTGCATTCTTGCACGTAATGTGTACGTGGGGCCCCCCGTTGAGGGCCGGGGTTTCGGTTTCGGCGAAAATGCACTGCGcggtttgtttttgttttcttttccataGGTGGGGGGGTGCGACGCTGCAGCATGGGGGTTCCTCGCAATCAGAATGTGATAAGCGTTTATTAAGCCAAGGCGTGCGAATGGCGCAATGGGTATAACGCACCTGCCATTGCATGAACTGCAGCTTCTCTTTATCAATGCTCACAGCAGTGAAATTGCTGCACTTGTGCATACTCTCGCTCTGAGACAGCGCATACTGCCATCATAGTGTGACCGCGAACTATACGTGCTATCTTTATGGAGAGGGGAGATGATAATATAATGTGAAGCAAGATTGACACGCTACTTCTTACGCAGCATATGAGAAGCCATTTTCATCAAAAGCAGACGGAAATTTCGTCTGTTGGAAAACTGCCTTTGTCTTTGTCCGTTAATTTGCGCCCGGCTTACGATGGGTCACTTCCAACGTTCCCGCTTCGCCAAAGAAATGCAACTGTCGACCAACCGATCTGACCCGACCCAACCGCGATCGCGCCCGAACCGACACTGCCGATGCAGTCGACCCATCCGACCTCTGAGCGGCCGATACGATCCGACCCTTCCGAACAATCCCACCCGAACCGACTCAGCTGATCCGACCCGACTGATTGGCTTTAAACGGTACTAAAGATATATAATACCTTAACCAAACATACATTGAATAATACTATTAATAACGGTTTGATAGATCACGCACTAATTGTTCAATGAACCGATGCGAACGAAGGTAGGTAAGCCAGAAGGCGCGCAAAATTGAAAGCCGTCATAGTGTTCctgtatttgctatataaaggcTGCAGGTAGCGATGCCGCACTATATAGAGTGTACAGTGTactagttctagtacactctagccgccCTGAACTTCACCCACTAGCGCGATTTTCGTGATGGCATAGATGTTCTTAACGCGTGTCCGCGGCGGTAGTTAATTGATtaccgataagaaaaaaaatgattgcaTTTCGTTCAAAAGTAAGCAGAGACTCAATCTGCCTACTTTCAAACCCTAAAATTAGCCTGACGTCATCGGTTGCTCTGTATAGCCGCggattaatatatatatatatatatatatatatatatatatatatatatatatatatatatatatatatatatttgtatgcCTTGTAATCAGATCgaggtttcggcacgtaaaacttcaATATATCTATATTAAAATACTACAAATCAAAAATGATTTAGTCAATGTAGAAGCAGCGACACAATGCAAAACACTGACCGGTATAACGACAGAATAGGGTTGCATATCCATAAACCTAAACAATTGAACAATTAAGTGGCTTCACACTATCGACAGTCTTAGCCTATTTTTACCCAGAAATCAGTAAAGAAACTAAAGCGCACGAAATGTATCATTTTGTTGCGTAGAACTCGCACGTCGGTGCACAAACACATACAGAAGACCTTATAGTATAAAATTATTTTCAAGTTCTATTGACGGTCCTTGTTGCATTTAATATACTTTCTGTTGAAATTAAATTCGATgtcatgcatgttttttttttttttttttttttttttgcaagagaaAAATTTATGTAAGCAAGATATGAAACGGCAGCGCAACGTGGTGTATGACTGACCTTGTTGAATTATTATTGCTATTTTATTCTTAATAAACATTTGACAAAATTTCTACACGCTTAACGCATCTAGACTCGCAAGCCAGGGAAGGCAATGAAGTGTTGTTATAGCTTGCTGTACCATGTAATAATTTCATCCAGTGAAAATATAAGCGAATAGATTCCAATGCTATGAAGTGTCGTGAAAAAAAACTCTATAGCCACCATCCCTActtaataataattaaaaaaaagactaCCAGTTTCGAAGACCACTGTGTCAGTGTGATGTACACCTTCCGCAGCCTTTTATAGGCAGTAAAGTTGTTTTCCTCCGCGCAGCAGCTGAGTATCTCATCTCAACGCAGTGCATTCATACAACCTTGGAGCTACCCGTGGCAGATGGCGGAgggggagcgtcacgtgacaattgTTGAACCACGTGGTCGTAAAgtaaaaatccgcctccattccaccctgtgaaagtggatgtaccgcgaagctgttgccgacgtcagACGACGTTtcagacaagcaccaccaccacaaagcGACGTTATAGACAACCACAAACTGCTGATTTAATACTTTTCGTTTGGACAGCGTTTGCCAtataatgtcgattacggtcgcaggcACACGCTGCGCGAGAGATGCGAGCGGGCACAGCGTCCCCGCGCATTAAGGACAGATACATTGTGTATACACGCGtaggtcacgcgcgcacgcactgTGCGCGGAAGGGCACCATACATTCTCATTATTCTACGCACTGCGCCAAGCCAAAGTGCCTTAATGAACTAATTGAAATTTTCAAATTGCGTCAgacaattcgtaaagtacgacttaaacacacAATTAAGCCGCAGATATGATAGCTTCGGGTTGTAATTCgagtatacgagaaaacgtaattctgttacggcGGAAACtcagacaaagcccttttccagcagGCGCGTTTGAGGTCTATCtgaagtaagtaagtaagtaagtaagtaaatttGTTCCTAGTCCCTTTTGATGCAGGGCAGGCGCTTTATGCGccacaggaaaaaaaatatatagtcTATGTTGTCTTGCACAGTTCACTTAAGGTCctgtttttgggtgagcacgagccgacgaaaaatcccgaccaactagaggctaacagcttcgctgtgaagcTGGGCTCCAATTCACGCGGTGAAGGTGGTTGGTCAGCGAAGCTGTGGcatcacctgatccgatagacctACTGGGACGTAACCTTGAGGCTTGAACTGGGTTCTGCCGAGTCTTAGCACGACGCCGTTGGGCATATTGACGCTGCTCTtcggagtcctaactatgcgtgacCTTTCCATAGCGCGATCACAACACGAATGAAGTCAttcgactttccgagctggcactgggaggcaaactggcgaccctggaccaggcccggcgagccgccgcggccagtggggctctacaagagggctccacccgagaataaccacaccgaccactcttcgtacaataaagtttattctctcctcttgttcttcttctttctggggttttacgtgccaaaaccagttccgattatgaggcacgccgtagtggagggctccggattaattttgaccacctggggttctttaacgtgcactacaacgcaagcacacgggcgttttcgcatttcgcctccatagaaatgcggccgccggggccgggattcgatcccgcgacctcgtgctcagcagcgcaacgccttagctgactgagccaccccggcgggtgtcaTTTGTTCGGTGGGTTCtacttttacatatgaaagtgtagtgacgtcactccctgcttcgtatgctacagttgccgcttcccagcaactgcagcttgtgCAACCGCGTAAACgttggcggcgaacgctgtgcgcgaaggcgagctttctggttcatttttatttatttcccccgcacggccggcgcctcCGCGGCAGCGCCATCCagtggtgttgcaaggaacccagcggcgcacgcggtgcgtgtcttccgctgtgattggttatattttctgtcgacggagacgGAAGAAATTTCGGCttcctagtcatatacagctccgctgtaagaACTAAAGCAGGGCTTCTGGGAAGTAGGCCTTCGCCATTTTACATTGTATTGATATTCTAGTACACTGCAgccacgtgataggcaagcggtaattTCTAGCCGCCGAACGGGCGGAGGGCGTCACTAAGGAATACCACGAACCAAACGATGCCGTCAAAGGGCCGACAAACGATGTGGGCCTATTTCCCAATAGTCAACGTACAGGTGGGCCCCGAAGGAGAGGAGGGGGTGGCGTCAGAATAAAACCGTTACGTCAGACGAAGTTGGCCTGCCGAGGTTGGCTGCCTGACGTCAGGCTCCCGCTTCCAAAGCAGATTACttctactgctttttttttttttttttaacgcgacagcgttagggggcccgtgtcgcagaaaatccggtgtccgcgtccggcgttggcgtcccaTGAGCGgaaattgccgtatatatttaTGCATgtgcagtgattccactcctgcgccaactgcgccaaagtgcgccaaatggaattaactgcgccatcctgatacagtcgacgaaaattgcgcctgaCTGCGCCTCGGATTTGACggctgagggtcaatgcctgcacTCTCTGAGGGTCAATGATCTCAGGGTCAATGCCTgcactctatttaacttcttgtgaggaaggggaaagtctctcctgccgagataaaaatgctgcgtaatttcgttatatgtggtcggttgatctctgttctccaccactacgggccggccggggagttctccatggtagcggaaagtgagacctcgcgccttggagtgggccagctcgttgaggtttgtggggcctcccatgatggatcacatgtgagcggggaaccacgtgagagtgtgggtggcgatgcttttgcagTCGAGGATGCGGTAGGCTTACACGGCGCCAAAGCTGAAGGCGCGGAGTCGCTGAAGACATTGGCATGTTggtcgtccaggagggccaaggcaatgggcacttgctcggccgcacatatATTTATTGATCATATcatattgtttgttggcttcttatgatatatgtATTCCATAAATGCTATTTACTGATTTAACCTAACGCAACGTTTTTCTTTAGCTTCACTTAAAGTGGACGGTATAAGCCCCAGCGTTCAATTATAGAATTATAGCATTGGCTTGTAAAGAATCGTTTCAAAAGATCGTTTTCACTCATTGAGTTGAAAAAACAAAAGTTCATTGGCCAAAGTAAGGCAAAATCTCTATATTTTTTTAAACATCGCGCCGAAACCTGGCATTGGAGCTAAATGATGTGATGggatctttaaaaaaaaaaaaaaagcgccatgtaccgtgcattgggtgcactttaaagaaccccaggtggtccaatttaatccagagtccccccgCTATACGGCGTACctcgtaatcagatggtggttttggcacctaaaacggACATATTTTAATTTCGAATAATGTTTCTTGCGCTCTTAGCGTATATACGTAACTGCAGTGGTGGGTTATCTCTCCGTAATGGTGTCAACGGCGCGTCGCTGTTCACACGGTCATCGCTGCCGTAGAACGCGCGGAAGCGATCGAGGACCTCCTTCAGGAGACGCGCGCACGTGTGACACATTTCGCGCTCTCGATAACGTGCCTGCATGCTCAGCACTATCGCTTTCATTTGAGTACGTCCATTACCGAGATAGTCGGTCGgtagaagaaggaaaaaaaatgaggtGACGCGGTACTGATAAGCCGTCGTACGTGGTTCCACCGCATGCGATTGTTTCAAACCGGTACAGTGCCGTACGTTAAGGGAAGTCTTCctggctttaatttttttttcttatctaagTACGGTCGACGTTCGAAACGTTATAGTTGACGCTATAGGAGTTCGAAAAGGTGGTATTGAGATGACCTTTTAGACTTAATTCTCATTTGTTTGCGTCACTTGGGGGTCCTAGACTCGAAATCCCCAGAAAGACTACTATACAAGCCTCATAGAGTGGTCCGAATAGTTCGGAATCGAACCCGAATATATCGCATCTGAAGGGGATGACAAAAAAGTTTGGTATATGGGTAATTCGATGCATAAAattgaaaaaatatatacaaaaattttcgaggggattttactgctgttcgttatacgcaataattcgttatatccgggttcgactgcttTTCTATGAACCAGCTTCAGCTTTGTATGCCGGGAGACGTATGCAGCGTGACGTCACTACGCGAAAGGCGGTCACGTGTAAGCAGGCCATCATGACAATTTACCAACGTGGTGTAGCAATAAGCTAGGTATAGATAACGTTGCACATGAAAGGATGAACAAGAGTGCTGCGCGTGTGTGGAAACTATATAGTTATCGCATGAACGGAGTGATTGTGTCATGACGCGTCCACTTGCTGAGTACCTTAGCCGAAACTGGTTCGCAGAAACAAGCATAGTGTGGACTACCGATTACTTAACCTCGGCTTATTCGATAtttcgcttaattcgaacgcaATTGAAGGTACCGGTGCatcactagacggagtccgttcactacccactgacccactagacgggaGTCCGTTCATGCcctccatcgtcgtcgtcgtctgcctatAGACCACGCGTGTCAATATGTAAGGACAGCTCGTTTATTTTAAACACAAAAACATGCCACTTCAGTGAGTTTTACCCCAACTGGCTCCTCGTGTGCGCAGCTGTTACTAAATTAAATTTGAAAACACGAGAAATTCAGCATACGTCGCTACTGATTAAccctttccctaccatggggcaaataggtgtttttgtatgttacggcagatgttctttttttttctgagggaactactgcactcaatatttaatgtaatacataaacagaaagcaaaatgaatgcacttttcacgcataaaagttttgttAACGAGATATATGCCATAAAAAGATATAAactgttaaaatcaagattgtgcgataaaattgaacaaagtttgtaaagacacgcttgtatatactaagaaaaaaatgttacgaaaattatgagatatacaaaacgTATTGCCGTccattaggcactatctccgaaaaaaaatttgaaaaaaaattcatttcGCTCCAAAAATATAACTGCAAACACTACATTTGGGCGAGCCGAGCTGCGGCCaacgatgttccgggctggtttgcgtcgtcatcgtcgctttcagactcaaagtccgacgaaaagtcatcGTCCTCTgtctcgctgctattcgatggaTCGATAACATCAGCCGccgaggcagcggaatcgcgatatctgcgatctcccgaagcggtgcgccgtttccggagccggacatttttgcgttgtgctttgacgatcgcgaaacttcggagtgcgtttaaaaatcaccgctccgtggaaaaaaaaaacgaactgcttagaaaacaaaaatatagtttctcctctttcacgtccgatggcgcagtctGTCCGTGAGCTGCGCGGGAGGTCTCGAAAGCGgctttcaaaccatcgatagcgggcggctattttttcgttctcctttgacgatcgcgaaacttcggagcgcgtttaaaaatcaccgcctcgcgggaaaaaaagcgaactgcttagaaaaccaaaatatagttctcctccttcacgtccaatagcgcagtatgtccgtgagtggcgcggaaggtctcggaagcggcgtttcaaaccatcgatagagggctaaccatgcccaatgggcgcggtacaaAAGGAGTTAAGTAGCAACAGCGACGGTACACGTATATATAGCAACCTGTCCTGCAGCGATAATTATAACTCGCACTTTGGCCTGGGCGTTGTCTGCTCTGAGGATTTTCTTCGATGACAGTGTTTAGGTCTGTTGTTAATTCGACCTTCCGGATGATTCGACCACAACTTGCGGTCCACTGTAGGGCTCGAATTAACGAGAGTCGACTGTAATGCATAAATTTTCTAGGGTGCTTTGACGCTTGCTGCGTATTTTTAATTTTTCTGACCCGCCGCGCGTTGCCTTAGCGGccatggtgttgtgctgctaagcacgaggtcgcgagttcgaatcccggccacggcggccgcatttcaatgggggcgtaaaaaaaaaaacgcattgtgtattgtgcattgggtgcacgttaaaaaaaaaaaaaacctcaagtgTGCGAAATTAATCGGGAAtccccccactatacggcgtgcctcacggTTTTGGTGCacataaaacctcagaattcaattcaattttttcattttttgggGATTCAGAGCGCCTTCCTGGAATTTAAGAcggagaaaaaaatatatatgcagTTAATACATGTCGAAGATGCTATATTGGTACTATTCTGGAAAGCACTGTCAAGTGCCGCCCATTCTTGAGTCAATAAGAGagggcgtatatatatatatatatatatatatatatatatatatatatatatatatatatatatatatagcatgtcCTGTGAGCCTATCAGAGCCGACAAGACGacgaatttgacaatatggcggaaacTCAGTGTCCATGTCAATTGTGGGGTTACACCCTGGGGGAGGCTATCGGGCTGAAGGCAAGCTCCGGATCCAGCCGTTCCGCAGTGCTCGTAGCGCGTCTAATCGCATGCAGCTACACGTTGGGTTCTGGCGAATCGGCCCTCTATACCCTCCACAGAGTATACACCTATAAGTCGTGCATTGACGAATCCTTGCCGCCTACCGTCCACATGGCGCAACGTTTCATGCGACGAAATAATGGTGTAAATAGGTCCGTAACTCTAACCCTTTCACCAAAGAAAGTGTATAAGGGTGTAAATAGGTCCATTCACCCAAGAAGGGGTGTGAGCTATGAACTTGTTAACACCCTTCTTGGGCGTAAATTTCACCCAAGAATTTCACCAATCGCGCGATAGGATTAGGCAATACTTATTATACATGCGTAAAGCGGCGCATACCGCCGCGGGTTTGCGCAGCGCTTTATACACGCCTGCACTGCATCCGGGGGTGTGTCGAGAAGCTGGCGTCAAAGCGTATGCCATGCAATTAACCCGTTTATGCGCCTGCCATCTCGGCCGTTGGAGGTTGTCGGAAAGGCGTATCGATCGCGGCGAGGCACGTCGTGCATGCAGTCGGGGTCGGGAATTCCCGTCCTCTCCGCTGTGGCGAACGCGCGAAAGGCGCCCGGTATATCTGTGTCACGGCTCTGTCGCGCGGTGCCCCGTTATGAACGCGGACGAATGTTTTGCGCGTGGTTGTATTTACGTGCACTCATATATATAGACCCACGTGCGATATAAATACATGCACGCGTATCGGTATGTCCCACGCACCGATGACaacaaacccccccccccccccttcccgctaGCGCGCACGTCCCTGCCATCGTTGTATCGTTTATGCACCGATCGACCTGGATGACAAACGACTCTAGGatgcgcgcgcgcgtcattaatGGGCCGCTATTATGATGACGAGCATACCGCTCTTCTGATTCTCTTTTTTCGATCGCGCTATATGCGTGGTGGAATCGTTCCGCTGTCACAGTTGTACGTTTCCGCGCGCGAAGACGTACTGTAACGTGCGCGCGCAAGAGCGTCCTGTTTGTAAACGTAGGCTCCGTGGTTCAGCGCACGCAAGTTTTGAGGCGTCCTTTCGAAGGCGGGTTTGCTTGAAGCGACGGGAACCGCGTGCATGGGAGTGATTTTAAAATAATTTACGCCCTTTCAAGTGAAGAATAGGTGTAAAATATGTCCGTAACTCCCTGCTTGGGTGAAAGGGTGTGAGAAAATACACCGTAAAATATAATTTACACCTTTAAAGGGgaataagggtgtaaataggTTCATATTTCGCACCCTTACACCCAGAGAAAGTGGATAAGGGTGTAA
This region of Dermacentor silvarum isolate Dsil-2018 chromosome 5, BIME_Dsil_1.4, whole genome shotgun sequence genomic DNA includes:
- the LOC119453049 gene encoding cytoplasmic dynein 1 light intermediate chain 2; translation: MVTNAETSATPQNQADGGTAKEDDESQNIWSSILKQVQASLPNKLPSHKLLLVMGDNESGKTTLIAKIQGNDDPKKGSGLEYHYLYVRDEYREDQTRLGVWVLDGDPWHRNLLKFVLTEETLENTTVLLTASMTTPWSLLDSLQSWATVLEEHLSRLRLPPSTVERNKLRVLRRFQDYIEPGDEIEGVSSPLRRTSVTVGGGGEDGDASSGAAAAVLPLLGEDTLSNNLGLDIIVAITKTDYMSTLEKNYDFKDEHFDFIQQAVRKFCLRYGAALFYTSVKEDKNCDLLYKYLVHRIYGFPFKTPALVVEKDGVFIPCGWDNDKKIAILYENITSASPDDPYSEVITRPMTTRKPLQREPEVLAEGDQAFLARQLALLNQQAQPSPGRATSDAAAGGSAGARTPVGVQKSAERRLPGSHGALPTPGKKDTEFAKLSQADGAKGGNEGVLQNFFNSLLNRKTGPGSTPIRAAADKSLMHNDAAAQLERMTRSIAKSKGMPAASPAAASPAAPVTPTEETPPANNSFSS